The genomic stretch AACATATTTGATTCGACAGACACAAATAATAAGAGCCATTAATGCAACGTGTGGATTAGGGAACGTCCACATTAAACGATGGATCAACCATTGTGTGCGGAAGACTTGCTTCAAAAGTTGGACAATCAAATTGAGAAGTTTTGCTGACTAAAGCAACAAGTTTTACATAAGGTCACAAGACCTACAACTGATTTCCATATCATATAGATTTTGCTTTGTAGCAAACGTTAAATCTATTTTAGTTTGACACCATGAGTATTTCATACCAAGATTTTCAAACAATCAGTTAATCCCACCTGCTAGGCTGCTCCTATCAAATTATCAAAACTTATTATATATAGCATGGATTGAGTGTGGATAACCCACAAATTACTTTTGTACGTGTTGCAAAGGtgcatgtatttttttttatttgggtaaAATCATTGTACTATTAGATAGTGTGTAGACGACTTGATTGGACCAATATTTGATTATGGCTTCTCAATACTAATAGAAGATGTGCCGATAATAGAGTAAATTCCTCAATATTTGATTACGGAGAGAGCTGCAATTTCAAGAGGACTACCAAGTAGTGTGAGAGCTCATGAGCATCCTTCTTCAGCTGGCATTTCTGAGCAATGACAAGAATTAAACTTCTGCTACCAAATGTAATTAATCATTGCTGAATTTCTGAACTATATTCTTGTAGTCAGGCAATCAAAGGAGTAAACAATTCATATGTGAAATCAAGGGAAAGAATTGTTGGAAAGTATGAACAACTTCTTCTCTGGGTAGCATGAAAGAATCAATAAGTTGATAACTTAGTCTACACTTCAACCGTTTTTTGATTAAGAGCCATGTATCTCCACCTTTCTTTTTCCACAAAATCTGCATCAAGAAACCTGGAAACAAAAGCCCAGAGCCGATACAAGTCCTCAAAGTTGGTCAAAAACCTAACAGAAGCTGAGACCACAGAAATTTCCGAATCAAATTGACCTCCCTTTTTGTTGTGCTCCACTTCTCTTCTTTCAGTGTTTTCCTTCTCTAATATTTTCTGCTTCTCTTCTTTATAATTGTTTTCAAACCCCACATGCTGCAAGAATCCGCATGCAAGAGAAACATTGTTTCGGTCAGCTAACTTCTGTACAAGAATTGGATCAATTTTGTCTCCTTTCCAGTCAAATACATTGAAAGCCACAGCCGGTGCTCGGTTAATGCTTATTTTTGGTCCGTAGATTTTAACTAAGGCAGCCCCATTTTCTGAATGTGGATGTCGAAGGCACAGCAATGCATTTACTACCCAGTTTATATGGTACCGATTTCTGCTACTGATCACAATTAGGCCTACTTCATCTGCATGATCTAATCCCCTGCATTCAATCGTTTCTGAGCTTCTTATACCACTGGGACTTGCATCATTTGAGACAACCCTTTTATCTGATATTAATAACTCGGAAAATGATGGTTCCTCCTGAGTTTTGCTGCCATCTTCTTTAACTTCCTGCAATTCAAAGGCTTCTTCACTTGAGCTAAAGGATGAGCTAAGCAATCCTGCTTCCTCTCTCCTGAACAACATTCCTAAGGTCACAATTTGATCTTTACTTTCTGTTTCAGAGATAGTGGATTGTCTAAAAAGGTTTCCTGTTGGGACAAGACTGACAACACCAATGCTTGTGGAGGATTTGTTTAGCACTGAGATACTAGACTTCTTCACGAATAAACAGCTAAAACCAGAAGGGTTTTCCCCAAACACCTTGAAGAATGAACAGACGATAAAGTCAGGAAGAAACAGAGTTAGCCCCAACGTCTCCATCTCCTTGGCTGCTAACGCGTCTGCATCAAGCAAGACATGCCAACCATTTTCTTGCGCTTTATACATCCATTGATAAGAATATGTTGCTCCAGTCATTCTTGACTGCAGGGGGAAGACAAACAAtcccctcttcttcttcttcttcttcttattcttACGGATCATCTTCCTAAGTTTTTTCGCATTTATCCTCAAACTAGGCCATGAGAACTTAGCTGACAATATTCGAGCTCCATTCTTCTTGGAGCTTTCAATCATTGCTTCTGTTGCTTCATTCTTGTAGTCATAGACTGTAAGAAGTTTGTGATTAGTCTGGAAGGGATATGAATCTGCCAAAAGCTTGAAAGCGGAGGCCTGGTTAGCAGTGAAAACCATGGAATAATCATCTTCAGAGATATTCATGTAGTTCATGATCCTTTTTCTCATTGCCAATTCAAACTCTGATTTTTCGCCACCGTAACGTAGTAGAGAGATCAAATTGACGGACTTGTATGAAATATCAAAAAAAGGTACTTCTGAAGCGGTAGAATCTTGTGGTGGTGGAGGAGATGAAGAAGTAGAGGCAATTGCAGCTCCAGAATACAAATTCTGTTGCTGGGAGTATGAGAAAAGGCCATTGCCAGTGTAGTCCAGGCAGACATGatttgagagagagaggtgaTAGTACTCTTGTGATCTAATTTGGTCAACCGAATCTGTATTTGAGTATTGCGGGAAGGAATTTTTAAGGTTGGAATACAATTCTCTCAATGGAGGGAGAGATTCGTGATTAGTAAACGAGGTGTCTGGTCGGATTGAGGAACAAATTGCAGAAAAGAAATCTTGCTTGGGAGTGGTGGCAGTTCTTGTAAACTCGGAAGTGGGAGTAGGGGCCTCAGGCAGGCGAAGACAAGGATTTGAGCACCAACTTGAACAGGCTTTTGAGGCCTCTCTGACGCAAGGTACTTCCATATCACTCTTTAAGTTCTACAGTTTCTATCAGACTTCAAATCCTGCACTCCCTTTTCCTTGTTTTCCCTTATTTTCCATCTAACTTTGTGATAAATAACTCACCTAATGCAGCAGAAAAAAGTTTCATATGTGAAAGTTTCTGGAATGGTTATTGAATGCGTTACCGCAGggggaaattttccagcatATGCTGATTGACCATGTCTACCATGGATTGCAATGCCTTCCCTCTCACTTCTCAATGTCGTATACGGGGCGTTTAGTGCTTTCTTTCCTTTACTCTTTGTACTCTGAGATAAATCGGTCAATATcacctttctttgtttttgtcaACCATCATGTGAGGGCTATATTGtacattttctttcatttccatTAAAGGCGGATTAGAAAGTTCTCAGGCTAACAGGCACCTCCCCGGAG from Coffea eugenioides isolate CCC68of chromosome 8, Ceug_1.0, whole genome shotgun sequence encodes the following:
- the LOC113779188 gene encoding molybdenum cofactor sulfurase-like, which codes for MEVPCVREASKACSSWCSNPCLRLPEAPTPTSEFTRTATTPKQDFFSAICSSIRPDTSFTNHESLPPLRELYSNLKNSFPQYSNTDSVDQIRSQEYYHLSLSNHVCLDYTGNGLFSYSQQQNLYSGAAIASTSSSPPPPQDSTASEVPFFDISYKSVNLISLLRYGGEKSEFELAMRKRIMNYMNISEDDYSMVFTANQASAFKLLADSYPFQTNHKLLTVYDYKNEATEAMIESSKKNGARILSAKFSWPSLRINAKKLRKMIRKNKKKKKKKRGLFVFPLQSRMTGATYSYQWMYKAQENGWHVLLDADALAAKEMETLGLTLFLPDFIVCSFFKVFGENPSGFSCLFVKKSSISVLNKSSTSIGVVSLVPTGNLFRQSTISETESKDQIVTLGMLFRREEAGLLSSSFSSSEEAFELQEVKEDGSKTQEEPSFSELLISDKRVVSNDASPSGIRSSETIECRGLDHADEVGLIVISSRNRYHINWVVNALLCLRHPHSENGAALVKIYGPKISINRAPAVAFNVFDWKGDKIDPILVQKLADRNNVSLACGFLQHVGFENNYKEEKQKILEKENTERREVEHNKKGGQFDSEISVVSASVRFLTNFEDLYRLWAFVSRFLDADFVEKERWRYMALNQKTVEV